Within Desulfurobacterium thermolithotrophum DSM 11699, the genomic segment GAAGTGGAAAAACACTAATCATAGTAAAACTAATAACACTACTTCATAAACTAATGAAACTTGGACTAATTCCTAAAAAAGAAATAATGTTTCTAACCTATAGACAGGACTTACTTAAAGCATTTAAAAAACATGTAGAAGAATACAATCAAGGAAAATCACTTGAAAATCAAATAAAGCTAATCTCATTAAAAGATTATGAAAAAGAAAAAAATCAAAAAGACTTTTCAAACAGAGTATTTATTTACAGGTCAGATTTAATATCAGATGAAAGAAAAGAAAACATACTAAACTTTAGAGATTATTTAGAAAACCAAAACGAAAAGCTAATAGGAAATTGGTATTTAATATTAGATGAAGCACATAAAGGAGACTCACAAGAAAGTAAAAGACAGAATATATTTTCAATCCTAACACAAAAAGGTTTTTTATTTAACTTTTCTGCAACGTTTACAGAAGCTATTGATATAGTCTCAACAGTTTACAACCTTAACCTAAACGAATTTATAAATAAAGGATATGGTAAACAGATATACGTATCAAATGAAGAAATAAATGCATTTAAAGAAAAATCAGATTTTAACGAGAAAGCAAAAAGAAAAATAATCTTAAAGAACCTAATAAACCTTACAGCAGTAAAAAAAGCATACGAAAAGATAAAAGATGAAAACCTATATCACAATCCATTATTAATATTTTTAATGAATTCAGTAAACACAAAAGACGCAGATTTAAAATTAGTATTTAAAGAATTAGCCAAAATCGGAAAAAATATAGACCAAAATTTATTTAATGAAGCCAAAAATGAACTAATAGAAGAATTTAAAAATGCAAAATACACACTTGGAGAAGGAAGCTACACATTAGATTTTATAAATGAGTTTGTAGAAAAGATAGATAAAAATCATATTTACCAATATGTGTATAACTCAAGCACAGGTGGGAATATAGAATACATAATAAATCCAAACCAGAAACAAGAAATAGCACTAAAACTTGATACATCAGATAAACCATTTGCACTTATAAAAATAGGTGATATATCAAAATGGATAAAAGAAAATCTAACAGAATATAAAGAAAATGAAAGCTATGAAGAAAAAGGATATTTTGAGAACCTAAACAATCCAGATAGTCCAATAAACATACTACTTGGAAGTAGAGCATTTTATGAAGGATGGGATAGCAATAGACCAAACATAATTACCTTTATAAACATAGGAACAGGAACAGATGCAAAAAAGTTTGTTTTGCAAGCAATAGGTAGAGGAATAAGAATAGAACCTTTACCAAACCAAAGAAAAAGATTAGATAGATTAGCAGTTAACAATCAATCATTAAATCAAAAATTGGAAGAATATAAAAAAGAGATAAAAACATTAGAAACCCTTTTAGTATATGCAACAAACAAAAAAGCAATAGAAACAATACTAAAAGAATTAGAACTTGTAAAAAAATCTGAAGGATTTGAAGAAGTATCCTTATGGAAGAATGAAAGGATAAAAAAAGAAAACCTATTATTGCTAATACCTTCATATGCAAAAAATAAAGAAAAAATAATAAATCAAGCCTATCCTGTTAAGTTTAGAATGAGTAAAGAGAATTTAGACATTTTAAAAATATACTTTCAATTAATGCCAGTAGAAAGGTTTATACTTGAATATGAAACAGATATTGAAACCTATAACTCATTAAAAAAGATAGTAGAAGAAAGTAACAAATACATAGCAATAGATAAAAACAGAAACTATAAAGATATAAAAATGCTTATAAATTCACTTATAAATCATATAAATGCCGAAACAGAAGACTTTAATGAGTTTATACCTGTAAATGACAAAATAGTCCATTTTAGAAAAATAAAAGTTAGAAATGATTATAAGGATAAGTTTGTAAAAGCAGTAGAAAAAGTAAAAGATAGCGATGTAAATAAAGCTAATATCATAAAGGAAACTCTAAAAGGACAGGGAATTGAAGGAAATATAATTGAAAACACTATAAAATCATTACTACAGCAAGAAATAGATGATGTAAAAATAAGAAAACTATTACAGCACTATTACATACCAATTATCTACACTAAAGAAAAAAAAGACTGGATAAAACATATAATCAACATAGAAAGTGAATATGACTTTATCGCAAACCTATTAGAAATAATAGATGACATAGATAAGCATTACGATTGGTGGATGTTTAGTAAATTAGATGAGCATTTAGATAAAGAGATTTATATACCTTATGTGAACCAAGGAAAAACAAAAAAATTCATTCCTGATTTTGTTTTTTGGTTAAAAAAAGGAAATGACTATAAAATTTTATTTATAGACCCCAAAGGTAGTGTATATTCTTCATATTTAGAAAAAATAGATGGATACAAAAGCATATTTGAAGAAAATGGAAAACCAAAAACATTTAGAATAAATAAAGGAAATTCAAACCTAAACGTAAAAGTAGATTTAAAACTTTACACAAAAGACACGGTTTCCGCTATAGCAGGAACAGAATATAAAAAATACTGGATAGATAAGAAAAGTATGAAAAATGTTTTTATCACGTCCTCTAAATCATTGAATAGCCAAAGTACAAAGTAATAGACTAGACAATTTCATAAATGAATAAGTAGCTTCAATCTAATCAGTAACTCAAGGTAGTGTCAAGAATTTTGTGTAAGCTTGAAAAATGGGATACCCTCCTGGGGAACACCCTGGGTAGTGTACGATATTTTGTGTAAGCTGGAAAAATGGAGTAACCTCCTGGGGAACAAACCCAAAAAACCCATAACCCCAGGAGGTCAAGATGAAACTACAAAAGATTTTACCAGACATCATTAAAGAAGTGGTAAAACAGACTTTAGAATCAATCATGGTAGCTGAGAGGGAAGTGTTTCTTAAAGAAAATGGAGGAACAAAGAACGGCTTTTACGTAAGAAACTTAGATACTGTTATTGGTAAGCTTGAAAACCTGCGAGTTCCGAGAGATAGAGAAGGAAAATTCAGAACAAAACTGATAGAACCTTATAGAAGAAGAGATATCAATCTTGAAGATTTAATACTTGGGATGTTTGCTTCTGGTATGAGTGCAAGAGCAGTAGCACAGGCTCTTGAAAGTGCATTTGAGCTTAAATACTCACCTTCAACGATTAGTCAAATATCTCAGGTGACTTTAGAGGAGATAAACAAATGGAAACAGAAAAAACTCAAAAGTAGATACTCCGTCATAATGCTTGATGGGATGTGGCTATCTGTTAGAAGAGATACCGTTGAAAAGGAAGTTGTCCTTTTTGTTATCGGCATAGATGAGGACGGTTACAAACAAATCCTGGATTTTGAAGTTAACCCATCAGAAGGGGCTGAAAGCTGGGCAGAGATGATAAAAAGACTTTATGACCGAGGAGTAAGAGAAGTACTCCTTTTTGTAGCAGATGGAATTACTGGACTTGAAGAAAGGATAAAGGAGTACTTTCCGAAAGCTGATTTTCAGACCTGCGTGGTTCACAAGGTCAAAAATACTTTGAACAAAGTTCGAGCTAAGGACAGGAAGAAAGTGGCGAAGGATCTGAAAAGGATATATCAAGTCTCTACGGAAGAGGATGCGCTAAGAGGTTTTGAGAAGTTTAAGGAAAAATGGGGAGCAAAGTATCCGAAGGTAGTAAAGTCGTGGGAGCAGGAACTTTATAAGCTCCTTACTTTCCTCAGGTATCCGGAGTCCATACAGAGAGTGGTATACACGACGAATTTGATAGAAAGGACGATAAAGGAGATAAGGAAGAGGGTTAAGGTAATAGGAGCTTTACCGTCGGTTGGTGCTGTTGAAAAGTTTGTTTATCTTAGGGTAGCAATGCTTAATGATAGATGGTCTAACAGGGTGGTTAATGGATTCCTTGAGGCTAAGGAGGAGATTCAAGATATGTTCTCCAGGAGGCACTCCTAATGGCTTACACAAAATTATTGACACAACCACACCCTGAGATGGTCCCCTATTTTTACACCACTGTTCTATCCTTTTTAATACCTCTTTACCGTAGTATACCTCGTCGGGTGTTCGATAATCAAGTGATTGATGCAATACAATCTTTCCTTGTTGTCAGAACTTCCCACTTTTATTCCTTACTTATTGCCTTTTGCCTATTTGAATTCTCAACATTTTCTCTACATATTTCCCAATAATATCAAACTCCAGATTGACAATATCACCTGGCTTTCTAAACTTCAGGGTTGTGTTCTTATAGGTGTGAGGAATAACAGCAACTGAAAAAGTATCTGCAAAAAGAGTTGCTATTGTAAGACTTATTCCGTCAATTCCAATAGAACCTTTTTCTACAACTAAATGTCTGTATGCTGGTGGCAGTTTGAAAGAAAATAAAAATCCTGTTCCTTCTCTTTTTATCCCTACTACCTTTGTTATAGTGTCAACATGCCCCTGTAAGATATGTCCACCAAGACGATCAGAAAATCTTAAAGCTCTCTCAAGATTCACAAAATCGTTGGTTTTCAAGATTCCAATATTACTTCTTCTTAAAGTTTCAGCAGAAACATCAAAAGTAACAGAGTCTTTTTCAAAAGAAACAACAGTTAGGCAAACGCCATTAACAGAAATACTATCCCCGATTTTTATATCCTCTGTTATCTTTTGACATCCGATCTTTAAAACAGCAGATTGAGAACTCTTTTTCAAGGAAAGAACTCTTCCTACTTCTTCCACTAAACCTGTAAACATTTTTTCTCCTATGAAAGATGTCAACCCCCAACACAGAGGTTGCATTTATTTTCAACAAAATCCATAAATTGCCTTCTCTCTCTCAAAACTGCGAACATTACTTTAACCAATTTCCTCGCCGCAGCTATCAGCGCTTTCTTCTTCTCTAAACCTTTCTTAACTAACCCTTCGTAAAATCTTTTAACTGAATTGTCTAACTTGCTGTTCAATAACGCTCTCGTAGCCTGGATAATCTTGTTCCTCGTTCTGCTGTCCCCTTTCTTTGTTATCCTTCCATTTCTAACTTCGTCTCCACTGCTATTAACACGAGGAACAAGTCCAAAATAAGCCGCTACCTTGTCTCCGTTTTCAAACCTCTCTTCGTTACATACGGCAGATATAAAGGCTATAGCTACTATATCTCCTACTCCAGGTATGCTTTTTAGAAGTTCTACTTTTCCCTTAAGCTCCTCATCTTCTCCTATAAAACTCTTGATATCTTCTTCTGTCTCTCTTATCTTATCTGTTAAGTATTCTATTGTTTCTATTTGCCTCCATATCGTTTCTCGTAATGACGGAGGCACTTTCTTCTTCGTTTCTTCCTTTATCCTTTCCATCCCTTTCTTCGTGGTGAGTTCTCTCTTGTTTGTCTTTATCCCATATTCAAGCAATAGGCTATGAAGTCTGTTAATTACCCCTTTTCTCATATCTACAAAGCTATCTCTCTCTTTCATCTTTATCCTTAGCTCTTTTTCTTTTCTCGTCGGGACGTAAACTGTCGGAAGTAAGCCCATTTCATAGTAAATGGCTATCGTTTCTGCATCTATCCTGTCGTTTTTA encodes:
- a CDS encoding IS256 family transposase, with protein sequence MKLQKILPDIIKEVVKQTLESIMVAEREVFLKENGGTKNGFYVRNLDTVIGKLENLRVPRDREGKFRTKLIEPYRRRDINLEDLILGMFASGMSARAVAQALESAFELKYSPSTISQISQVTLEEINKWKQKKLKSRYSVIMLDGMWLSVRRDTVEKEVVLFVIGIDEDGYKQILDFEVNPSEGAESWAEMIKRLYDRGVREVLLFVADGITGLEERIKEYFPKADFQTCVVHKVKNTLNKVRAKDRKKVAKDLKRIYQVSTEEDALRGFEKFKEKWGAKYPKVVKSWEQELYKLLTFLRYPESIQRVVYTTNLIERTIKEIRKRVKVIGALPSVGAVEKFVYLRVAMLNDRWSNRVVNGFLEAKEEIQDMFSRRHS
- a CDS encoding riboflavin synthase gives rise to the protein MFTGLVEEVGRVLSLKKSSQSAVLKIGCQKITEDIKIGDSISVNGVCLTVVSFEKDSVTFDVSAETLRRSNIGILKTNDFVNLERALRFSDRLGGHILQGHVDTITKVVGIKREGTGFLFSFKLPPAYRHLVVEKGSIGIDGISLTIATLFADTFSVAVIPHTYKNTTLKFRKPGDIVNLEFDIIGKYVEKMLRIQIGKRQ
- a CDS encoding DEAD/DEAH box helicase family protein — its product is MATKLKAQPYIKLQQIAEEIEIKNPNWDILDNTFSTQKTLFDYQQQALENALKILWKYFEDLQENKEEFAKIYKDLDIYEDLHIKLKGNKHAELLKEFFNVEIDNKGNEYIPFSEISNRMSFWMATGSGKTLIIVKLITLLHKLMKLGLIPKKEIMFLTYRQDLLKAFKKHVEEYNQGKSLENQIKLISLKDYEKEKNQKDFSNRVFIYRSDLISDERKENILNFRDYLENQNEKLIGNWYLILDEAHKGDSQESKRQNIFSILTQKGFLFNFSATFTEAIDIVSTVYNLNLNEFINKGYGKQIYVSNEEINAFKEKSDFNEKAKRKIILKNLINLTAVKKAYEKIKDENLYHNPLLIFLMNSVNTKDADLKLVFKELAKIGKNIDQNLFNEAKNELIEEFKNAKYTLGEGSYTLDFINEFVEKIDKNHIYQYVYNSSTGGNIEYIINPNQKQEIALKLDTSDKPFALIKIGDISKWIKENLTEYKENESYEEKGYFENLNNPDSPINILLGSRAFYEGWDSNRPNIITFINIGTGTDAKKFVLQAIGRGIRIEPLPNQRKRLDRLAVNNQSLNQKLEEYKKEIKTLETLLVYATNKKAIETILKELELVKKSEGFEEVSLWKNERIKKENLLLLIPSYAKNKEKIINQAYPVKFRMSKENLDILKIYFQLMPVERFILEYETDIETYNSLKKIVEESNKYIAIDKNRNYKDIKMLINSLINHINAETEDFNEFIPVNDKIVHFRKIKVRNDYKDKFVKAVEKVKDSDVNKANIIKETLKGQGIEGNIIENTIKSLLQQEIDDVKIRKLLQHYYIPIIYTKEKKDWIKHIINIESEYDFIANLLEIIDDIDKHYDWWMFSKLDEHLDKEIYIPYVNQGKTKKFIPDFVFWLKKGNDYKILFIDPKGSVYSSYLEKIDGYKSIFEENGKPKTFRINKGNSNLNVKVDLKLYTKDTVSAIAGTEYKKYWIDKKSMKNVFITSSKSLNSQSTK
- a CDS encoding IS110 family transposase, whose product is MSPPEIRDYSKEATFKGRRLDFSLGNKPRAWRLADASCRLIIVAGSAVLEYGNSPEAEVAKHKTYQGVEMKEKVEKTLYVGVDYHKNSFTAAYLDCLTGILNTKKYEAEELEKFKNHLTTFRKKGYSVKVAVETLTGVTFFTEEIRNCVDEITYVNTNKFKNILKGVNSAKNDRIDAETIAIYYEMGLLPTVYVPTRKEKELRIKMKERDSFVDMRKGVINRLHSLLLEYGIKTNKRELTTKKGMERIKEETKKKVPPSLRETIWRQIETIEYLTDKIRETEEDIKSFIGEDEELKGKVELLKSIPGVGDIVAIAFISAVCNEERFENGDKVAAYFGLVPRVNSSGDEVRNGRITKKGDSRTRNKIIQATRALLNSKLDNSVKRFYEGLVKKGLEKKKALIAAARKLVKVMFAVLRERRQFMDFVENKCNLCVGG